The following nucleotide sequence is from Salvia miltiorrhiza cultivar Shanhuang (shh) chromosome 7, IMPLAD_Smil_shh, whole genome shotgun sequence.
ctgagtaatgtcatttacacgatttgggtcaggATGTGGGTTTGAATTAGCATGCAATTCAGGatttgggtacgggtcaacccgaGTATACAAAAgattttgtgtgtgtatatacaTGGATTGCTATTTTTTGTGATATCATGAGATTAATGAATAAGataatatatagtgttgaataagacaGTATATAGTGTTGGATAATGATCTTTAAACATGGAACTTATATGTAAACTGGTACGTTGCTCAATTAATTAGTATGTCTGAATAGGTTTATATTGATTATTTTGATCGAAATATTAATTAaggattaaaattattaatttcgtTATATTATTTTGTTACTAAGCCGACATTTTACAAAGTTGTCTATAGCATACAAATAGAACAAACGCAGAAGTGCATATCACAAGCCACAACTATCAAAGTTGAGGTGGAAATGGCGACATCTTGTTTCTTCCTAATGGCTCTATTACAAGTTTAGTCACTTACCAAGTTAAATAGAGCAATTAAATCCCAAACAGATGTCTgcttatttataaaaaatgatgGTCATTTTTAAACAGGGTTGTTATCAAGAGGTTTTAAATCCATTCAAATTAAATGTGCAACGGTACGAAGCCGGTTAGCAAAAGCTTTAAGCAGGTTACGGTTTTGTcgctatttatttatgtaatcttttgattattttaatcGTATTGTAAATTAGTTAtgatatttagtttaattttattgaGTCGAACTTAGTTTGTGCATTATATTATCTTAGGTATTCGAACCTTGAAATAGATGGATTTTGATGCCAAAATGAAGGGAATGttgaaaacaaggaaacaaaaatttaccaattgaaataAGTAGTATGCTCTTAATTAACGAGTCAAAAGTCTCAACCAACCGAGGTTCACAATGAGCTCGGACTtatttagagcatccacattggtaTTACATGATAgtttacatgatagcttacttgatgaggAGGGGGACCACATTGTGTAAAAaagctgcattggggttacatgatagcctacatgacttttttagttttgatttttccatttttcatttaagtttaattgcataaatttaaatcacacaatttacttcaaatttaaattgcattaattttaaaatcctaaaaattacataaaacttaataaaataaaaataaatcctacaaataactattccggccctagacgatgcgcaagaacaactccttctgcattcgaaaacgccgtcggaaaaatgtaggtccgtacgtcggattgtcgttgaagtagtcttgcataagacgtagatgGACATCCTCACGATCATGGTGGACGTAAGACCGGGGACGTTTCACACGTCCCGACGTCGGCTGAGCGTAGATGTGAGCAAgcaattgtttctgcaactctattTCCTCCATGATCGCGTGagctacaccgtcggatgaatcagacgaagaatcgtggtcggattccgccattatcggaagaaaaaagaaggaaatattGAAAGGTGTAGATTGAAAGAGTGAAAGAGGAGAATTGTTGAGTGAAGAAAgtgagaaagaagaaggaggaaaagataatataaagagaagaaaaaaagaaaaaaaaaatttcaaacAGTCAAACTGGCACGAAAACCTTTGACTgccttcaaaattcaaaattcgaattttctattttttttaattgcgcGTGTGAAACACGTGCCTTTCATCAATGGGCAAAAAGGCTATAcgttagaacgtgtagccctcatGTAACAAGCGGCTGCATCAACTTACACGATAGCGGacttacacgagtaggccgcatcgtgtaagcgatgcggatgctcttagcaCATGTTTACTAGAGAAGTGGATAGAAGCCCTGGTTAGCAAGGACTAACCTTCAACCCCGATTGACTGAAAAACATTTACTCACTTCGTCCCAGCGAAGTTGAGACGTTTCTTTTGAACATGTGATTTAAGGAGATACTGTTTAGAgaaaaagtgaaataaaaaattgaatgaaaaagtaaaatgaaagagagtgaatgaaaaaaatagcttaaatttattcaaaaaagagaaacgactcaacttcgttgggacgatccaaaatgaaatacaaCTCAACTTTATTGGAACGAATGAAGTATGATTGATGGGCATGATTTGATATAGAAGTTTCTATTAGCTACGGTGACCCCCACCCCAGGCTAATTGGGGCAATGCCATATTATTGAACTTTTTTATTGTACTTTTTCTCCCTCTCTTCACACTTATCATATCACCGTTTATCACCATTGTTTTGTAGTAatcacaaataattaaaaaaaaaatagttattgcTAATGAGGCTTAGTTCAAGAGACAAAGCTAATGTACCCAAAATCtttttttgtgagagattttgGGTTCAATCTCGTCTGCGTGCAGTGTAATTTTTTCACCTTTATGTGGATATTGATTTCGCATGCGTGCaattattttttcacatttGTGTGGTGTAAAATTACTTATTTGATTAGATAATAAATACCTCTTCTAAAAAAATGTTATTGCATGCACATTATATATGTCAAAGATTTTTAATGTGATAATGTAGTATATGAAATTTTAGCCAACTATTTTGAAACCGTTAATCTTCGTAAACAACAAAGGCGGGGGTAGGCGGTAGGGTAGGTTGAAGAGAAAACCGGTGATATGTTTGAAATTGATGACGTGATCGAACAATATTTAAAGTTTGAATAAGTGAGATGAAAATGAAGCCCTTAATTTTCTGTTCCttgcataaaataaaattgaatgtgCTATCCGCTTTCGCGCAATTTAGTCGGTACTTTTTTATGTTACTAGTAAAAATAGCGAACATTGCATGCGTAATTAATACTCTCTTTATCACTCAAATAAGTTTTAAAAGGGTGCGACATGAATTTTAAGACAAAATTATTGAGTATATTAAAAGTAAtgaaaagtattataattaatattgaaattgatgaaaaattattataattaatatggaGAGTGATATAAAAatgtaaaaagtaaaaataaatggAGAATTATTAATGGTGGGATAATATCCCAAAATTGATAAGAAATTATTTGAGAGACGGCCCCATAGTTATTTGGAGGACGGATGGAATATTATTTATTTGGATCAATTCAGAAgatcatgaattttaataaaatagtactactattttttttagagaaccttattaaaattataaatagcTTGTTGAAATATGAACTTATTGTTGAATCATTTTCAACTTGATCATCATGAGAATCTTTAGTAATACAAGTCGTAATGAATTGATAGAtacatgtatttatttaattgaaatattatctctcatttgttttatcacattataagttgatttaaaattaaaatttctgaAACTAAGAAAACATTctataaattaaaaagttactccctccgtccacaatacAACTTCCTACATTTCATTTTTGGGATCtccataaaaataaattctttatatttttttactataCCCCACCACCATAATACTGCATTTacccttactttttcactttttcaccacccTTCCAATACAAATTAAAACAATACAACACAAATTACAacatcttttcaccactctcaacaTACTCAACAACCTCGTCTTAAAACTTATGCCTTTTCTTTAGAGGAAATTTGattgtggatggagggagtattaatttatcaaaaaattaataaatcattaatttatcaatatattaataaattattaatttttcaatgaaattCATAGATCCAAAAGTTACTGATTTATAATGATTttattgtattaattttttaagaaaTCTAGTGGTCATAGTGAATTTTCAAACACATAGATTTCAATATACGATTTATATACAACTTAGTGACTATGTGATATTTACTCTATTTGTTTATATAATTGTGAGTTAATGTTGTTCTCATTCATCtagttaattaaatagattctataggatatttatcatttttaagaTTCTAAAAAgaattccatatatatatatatatatataggggcgcgctccaatgagaccccctatttttcgtgtaacatgagtacaatgaataagacatataatactaatgaacaaaacgtatatataatgaacaagatgtatatactgatgaaaagtaaaatttaaaaaattcgtaatgaataagatatatatactgatgaacaaggctgtatatactgatgaacaatgcagtatatactgatgaataacaaaatttaaaatattctgctccctccaggattcgaaccctgcgaaaaaaaatcactctcCAGATACAATCtcaaccataggattgataaaataaacgcatcagatcgtgccctagatctcactaaaattagggggtctcattggagcggccccctatatatatatatatatatatatattatcacaTATATTGGATAAAAGataatgtaattaattaataatattttaatatctaataaattaatatattttttaaaatatataataatttacataattagccttaaaattaaatatataggCAATCTATGTTTTGTGCACAAGACacttttttatattagtatagatttaAATAGTCAAATTATAACTAAATAGTATTAATCCAATAATATCGTCTAAAGATACTTGCCCGCTTATAAACTTCTTAAAACTAAGCTTCAATAACTTATAAGTTGCCCAAGAAAATAATATCCCCAACTTTAACTTATCTTTTCATCACATTAATTATAAGCAATAactattttatgaaaataattcTACTATAATTTGTTACTAGTATTTATTATTTCTAACATATATCCTTCCAATTTCATCTATTTTCGATTTTATCTCTCTAATTATAATTTTCCCTCTAACTTATAATCTCAATTATCCAACtattttgacaatttataagctctaaaagcatcttataagttgttgatgtttataaattttttaaaataaacttataagtttattttaaaaatccTCTAACTCGTGCGACGTGTAAGATCGAATCTTCCAAAAATGATGTAGATGAAGTTGAAAGATAGAGGAAGAAGACGAAGATGGTGAGGACAGAGTAGTGAGAGTTccattaaataatattttttgagAACGAATAGTTGATCTGGTTTACTTATCCGTCATGAGTCATCACACCCTATCTTGACTAAGATAATACTACGATTATATTCCTAACAAAAGTTTAGTtaaattaacaattttttaGTAATTCACTAAAATGTAAAATATTCAGAAATCGTTcggctcttttttttttgtgtgtgctATTGGGCCTTTCTTATTCTAAATGTTTTGTATCATTGCATGTTATATTTCCTAGTACTATTAGCAAAGCTATGTCCTTTTGTGTCTATTAggcctaaaattaaatattttctggCAGGATAATAGAGTGAAGTGAAGGCGCCGTGCATCGAACTAAATTTATTTGGACCAAAAGTACTTGCTAGCTTAGGTTGACTCGAAGACATTTACATGTATTATATACACATCGGGTGTGATTATAATCGTcgattaaaattaatgtattcgttgttaaaataaaaattttgtttCTTACAGAATTCAATCGAACTTAGATAATGTATTCATCAAGCAAGATTATGCATCTACAACAGATTGTGATGATCGAACaactgaaaatgattctccgtTCCGATAATACTTTActcatttaatttatattaatagtaATATATTATCATCCGAGAGGTGTATAGTACATGTTCATGTTGTCGTTGATTCTTGAAAGAAGGCAACATTCCTCTTGGTAGAATCTTATTTGTCACAGTATATAATCAAATACCATTAGGAAACATATTTTCTTGCTAGAAAATGAGTTTCCTTACCAGAAAGTTCTCAAAAAATTGATGAGAAAGTGAAACAAAAAATTCTCAGGGACGAGAAGTTGATGTTGAACAAAGCGGTCCAAGTTGAGGTTCCTAGGCAGAAGATCGCTGTAATACAGCAGCGTCGTCAGCGTCGCCGCCGGCTGAGCAACCATAAACCCCACCGTCTTCGCCACCGATCGGGCCAACCTTGCCGTCAACCGCTGCAAAAACTACACAAAACCAATAACTCGATCCCattctttttcttaatttaacacacacacacacacacacacacacatgcacaCCATTAAAAGACTTACCATTGATTGTAGAAAAACTTCGAGAATTGAATGATTGTGTTATGGGGTTTGGTTTACACACATATTTTGAGGAGAAGTGTGTGAAAGAATTGAAGAATGTGTGGCAAGTGGTTTTGCATTGAAATTCGATTGATTAAGAAGAAAACATTGGGCGTACGGCCTCGAACTTATCGACGGCGTCAAGCTTAGTAGAGGAAAAGGGGAAAACATAAACGACATGTTTATGGCTTTGTGTTGTCTTACTCCCCAAGAAAATACATTACTTTAACATGAAACTTCAATTTGGAATTTCTTGCGTTAGGATCAACCCATTTTATTAATGTTACTTTCCTTTTTAAATTTATGGGagatttaattttctttttatggGTCTATTTACATGGCATATACCTTcaattattgttttttttccCTCCTCCTTTTAAAGGGAAAACAGAATTTAAACTTTACATGGGTCTGTCTACATGGCATATGTTTATGCAATCATCAGTCATCAGACTCAGCACTTGTCAAACTGTAGACAAAAAATATGTTACATTAATTGTCAATACTTAATATTGAATTAGTGATCATTGCCAAGTTGTATAGATATCATTTAAAGACTTGTGGTTCATTTGCTCTAGATTAAAAAGAGATGAGCATGTAATAGAAAAATAGATGATAGAAtgcatcataaaataaattataaccaCATTCCTTGCATACTTTAAAAATTAGTTGAATCACTAAGAATACGTATCTATATCTCATTTAAATATTTCATAGAAAacttgttataaaattaaatttgctCAAGAGAGACttctttaataaataaaaaaaatattcctgCCAAAACACtattttcttctcttcttttaaGTTCAAAAGTAGTAAGTACTAGTTTTATTCTACCCCACCGCATAGGAGTGATGAATTTAATAAGCAAAGCCCATAAATAATTATTCAGCCCAAATTCGCATCCCAATTCAACCTGGCATGTCAGCCCAATTTAAAAGCCCAGTCCAATTGAGAAAAGAAGTACTACTATAATTCCAAGCCCAAACCATGCTGTTTTTACATAGATAACCATGTCCAGTTTTAACAACCACGCGCCACTTTCCCATACTCCGGCCGACCACCACCGCCGTGCGCCGCCACTAGCTAATCCTAGTCGGTCCAACTCTGCAACTGCCTTCTGTATTATGCATTTTATATTGCAATATTACTTCTTTTTATCAAAATTTGTTGATCATACAATAAATCAATGCTCCAAATTGGTTCATATTTAAACTTAGGTGAAAGTTTTCATTCGATCATCTTCACCTTTGGTGTTTTGATGCATGAAATTGTGactggaaagaaaaaaaacacaGATTCTACCATTTTGATAGAGGTTAACCATAGTTGATAGCTAAAATCTATAGTTTTTATCTGTTTTTTCAACATAATGAACTGCATTCAAATTAAGTGAGACATTCAAGAACATTCAAATTATAACTGGTTGATCTACCGATGCTCTAAAGCAAGAATTCTATTCACATGTTAAACTATCcttttttgagttttcaaagcTGTGTAATTACATGAAAGCGTGAAAGAAAGTGGAATTAGTTCAACAAACAATcttgtaatatttttgaatCCAGAATGACTCAAGCTGCAAGTAAATTTATTAAACACAAAAACAATACTTGAAAATATTTTCGAAGTTTCTGTGCATTATGCATACCTAAAATGCGAGCAGAAATTCAAAAACTTGAAAAAAAGGATGAATTATTTAAAGCCCCAATTTTCTAGGGCAAACGTTCCTCATCACGAATTGTTGAAACACAAAGCGGCATTCCAAGATTTACAAGGAAAATAAATAGTGCTTATCTCGAATTAGTCTGAGGTGAATCGGAGGAATTGAGATCTTGATCGGAATGGAGCATTTTTCCGTCGGCGGGAACGAGGCGAGGAATCCCATCCACAATCGGGTAAGAAACGCCGATAGAATCGCTTACGAGTGAATTTGTTTTCTCGCACATCCTTAACGGCTGTTTGGTGAGAGGGCAGACGAGAATCTCCGCCAGTCTAGAGTTTATTCCGGCGGCGGCGCTTTTCAGCAGCACTCCGCTCCGTCTCACCATCTCTGGAGCTTATTCCGGCCTTGTTGACTGCCCCAAGAAGGAGCTGCTGCACTTTAAGCTACGTGTAGTGATAAACGTGAACGCCAAACAGCACTTTATCAGCCTACCACCtatttttttcaagttttttcttttctgcaTTCTTTTCTGATAGGATTAATAAGTATTTGTAGATAGTATTACTTTTCATTGTTGATGGGA
It contains:
- the LOC130992427 gene encoding uncharacterized protein LOC130992427 produces the protein MVRRSGVLLKSAAAGINSRLAEILVCPLTKQPLRMCEKTNSLVSDSIGVSYPIVDGIPRLVPADGKMLHSDQDLNSSDSPQTNSR